Proteins from a genomic interval of Quercus robur chromosome 9, dhQueRobu3.1, whole genome shotgun sequence:
- the LOC126700943 gene encoding uncharacterized protein LOC126700943 — MDTTSSSSNSTMAEFDYLFKLLLIGDSGVGKSTLLLSFTSNTFKDLSPTIDVDFKVKHVTLGGKKLKLAIWDTGCLFIPSNKKSNNPLKKALASTMDREQEEMQFLGLFGIYKEAYKIMHSWGKLLGQISLVLILPLSVIFLVHMQVSEVLFSKIVHNEIVLDYTRAGSPTYNKVSDVLSSEWTIFWLFNAAYFTILLILSLLSTSAVVYTIACIYTGREVDFKKVMSVVPKVWKRLMVTFLCSYLFFFVYQILAFVILVICILGFRSTKAFIPISIVFWILYFVGFVYMTIVWQLASVVTVLEDTFGFGAMIKSKALIRGKMVVAVLTVLYFVCKSYHHENIDKSALSDHLEVYLGEYVPLKAKDVQLEQYHV; from the exons atGGATACGACGTCGTCTTCTTCAAATTCGACTATGGCGGAGTTTGATTACCTGTTCAAGTTGTTGCTGATTGGAGACTCTGGAGTTGGGAAAAGCACGCTCCTCTTGAGCTTCACTTCCAATACCTTCAAGGATCTATCTCCTACCATCG atgTTGATTTTAAGGTGAAACATGTTACTCTTGGTGGGAAGAAGTTGAAGCTTGCAATTTGGGACACAGGTTG TTTATTCATCCCCTCCAACAAGAAATCAAATAATCCATTGAAGAAAGCTCTAGCTAGCACCATGGATAGGGAACAAGAAGAGATGCAATTTCTCGGTCTCTTTGGTATCTACAAAGAAGCTTACAAGATCATGCACTCATGGGGGAAACTCTTGGGCCAAATCAGCTTGGTCTTAATCCTTCCTCTGTCCGTAATCTTCTTGGTTCATATGCAAGTATCTGAGGTTTTATTCTCAAAGATCGTCCACAACGAAATTGTGTTGGATTATACCCGAGCTGGGTCTCCTACATACAACAAAGTCTCCGATGTTCTCTCTTCAGAATGGACCATTTTTTGGCTTTTCAATGCTGCATACTTCACTATCCTCCTCATCCTTTCACTCCTCTCTACCTCAGCTGTGGTTTACACCATTGCATGTATTTACACAGGCCGTGAAGTCGATTTCAAAAAGGTTATGAGTGTTGTCCCCAAGGTTTGGAAGAGGCTTATGGTCACGTTTTTGTGTTCTTACCTATTCTTCTTCGTTTACCAGATTCTGGCTTTTGTGATCCTCGTTATTTGCATACTTGGATTTAGGTCAACCAAGGCTTTTATTCCCATATCAATTGTTTTTTGgatcttgtattttgtgggttttgtgtaCATGACCATAGTTTGGCAATTGGCTAGCGTTGTGACCGTGTTAGAAGACACTTTTGGATTTGGGGCCATGATTAAGAGCAAGGCACTTATACGGGGAAAGATGGTTGTGgctgttttg ACAGTGCTCTATTTCGTTTGCAAGTCCTACCACCATGAAAATATAGACAAGTCAGCCCTCTCGGATCATCTTGAAGTTTATCTAGGGGAGTATGTTCCTTTGAAGGCCAAGGATGTTCAGCTTGAGCAATATCATGTTTGA